The following are from one region of the Mesorhizobium sp. B4-1-4 genome:
- a CDS encoding SDR family oxidoreductase: MEIRLDGKVILVTGSTQGIGRAIAETLARSGAAGLLVTGRDKMRGDAVAAELSQLGTPTVFVAADLADPQAPALLAQSCIERFGRIDGLVNAAGLTDRASFLDASLDDWASLFAVNARAPFFLMQAVIADMKKRGQGGAILNILSINAHCGAPELAVYSATKGALATLTKNAANAHRFDRIRVNGINVGWTDTPAERVMQAETLGHGPGWLDAANAAQPFGRLLTPHDIANLAVFLLSDAAGPMTGAVIDQEQSVIGANR; encoded by the coding sequence ATGGAGATCAGGCTCGACGGCAAGGTGATTTTGGTCACCGGGTCGACGCAAGGCATCGGCCGCGCCATCGCCGAGACGCTGGCGCGCTCCGGCGCGGCGGGCCTTCTGGTCACCGGCCGCGACAAGATGCGTGGCGACGCCGTGGCGGCGGAGCTTTCGCAATTGGGCACGCCGACCGTCTTCGTCGCCGCCGACCTTGCGGATCCGCAAGCCCCTGCCCTCCTGGCGCAATCCTGCATAGAGCGGTTCGGCCGCATCGACGGTCTCGTCAACGCCGCCGGCCTCACCGACCGTGCCTCCTTCCTCGATGCCAGCCTCGACGACTGGGCCTCGTTGTTCGCCGTCAATGCCCGCGCGCCCTTCTTCCTGATGCAGGCGGTCATCGCCGACATGAAGAAGCGCGGACAGGGCGGCGCTATTCTCAACATCCTGTCGATCAACGCGCATTGCGGCGCGCCCGAACTCGCCGTCTATTCCGCCACCAAGGGCGCGCTGGCGACGCTGACCAAGAATGCCGCCAACGCCCACCGTTTCGACCGCATCCGCGTCAACGGCATCAATGTCGGCTGGACCGACACGCCCGCCGAACGCGTCATGCAGGCCGAGACGCTCGGCCACGGTCCGGGCTGGCTCGACGCCGCCAATGCCGCGCAGCCATTCGGCAGGCTGCTGACGCCACACGATATCGCAAATCTTGCCGTGTTCCTGCTCTCCGATGCCGCCGGCCCGATGACCGGCGCCGTGATCGATCAGGAGCAGTCGGTGATCGGGGCGAACCGGTGA
- a CDS encoding mannitol dehydrogenase family protein has product MNTSPETLGPELLERLPATVQRPAYDRAALQPGMAHLGVGAFHRCHQAEYTDDLLALQFDRWGIVGINIRPPHLAETLGRQSGLYTRLIRENDHVEARVIGSIVKVVDSQDSAGPALDVLSSPDIELVTMTVTEKGYCHIPSSGELDLGHPDIVHDLANPETPRSVPGILTRALELRQATHGQPLTLLSCDNIQTNGVILETVVRTFAERRGNGLAEWIAANAAFPSAMVDRIAPAVTQDDLDSVEQWFGYHDGAVAVGEPFRQWVIEKKFAGRMPRWDLVGATFVDDVTPFEHLKMRVLNGAQTTLATLGVLAGLEHTSDAVADPLLSVFVRRMLVEETLPTLMPVPGMEPLAYVEQSLGRLKNTAIRHRNHQIATDGSQKIVQRLLNPIRDRLDQGASVRLLSVPVAGWMAYLIQASECFGKLWPVSDPYAGKVAAIADATGRDAPALAAAILAIETIFDPGLAANAAFREAVTSALGELLSGDPMAAVRHSLEQDEVARLKRSKQSAL; this is encoded by the coding sequence GTGAACACTTCGCCTGAAACGCTCGGGCCCGAGTTGCTGGAGAGGCTTCCCGCCACCGTCCAGAGGCCGGCCTACGACCGCGCCGCGCTCCAACCCGGCATGGCGCATCTGGGCGTCGGCGCCTTCCACCGCTGCCACCAGGCCGAATACACCGACGACCTGCTGGCGCTTCAGTTCGACCGCTGGGGGATAGTCGGCATCAACATCCGCCCGCCTCATCTCGCCGAGACGCTGGGCCGGCAGAGCGGGCTCTACACCAGGCTGATCCGCGAGAACGACCATGTCGAGGCGCGTGTCATCGGCAGCATCGTGAAGGTGGTGGACAGCCAGGACAGCGCCGGACCAGCGCTCGACGTGCTCTCCTCACCCGACATCGAACTGGTGACGATGACGGTGACCGAGAAAGGCTATTGCCATATCCCGTCGAGCGGCGAGCTTGATCTCGGTCACCCCGACATCGTCCATGACCTTGCCAACCCGGAGACACCGCGCAGCGTGCCCGGCATCCTCACGCGGGCGCTGGAGTTGCGCCAAGCCACGCATGGCCAGCCGCTGACGCTGCTCTCCTGCGACAACATCCAGACCAACGGCGTCATCCTTGAGACCGTGGTGCGGACCTTTGCCGAACGGCGCGGCAATGGTCTTGCCGAATGGATCGCGGCCAACGCCGCCTTCCCCTCCGCCATGGTCGATCGCATCGCGCCGGCGGTGACGCAGGACGATCTCGACAGCGTCGAGCAATGGTTCGGCTATCATGACGGCGCCGTCGCCGTCGGCGAGCCGTTCCGGCAGTGGGTGATCGAGAAAAAGTTCGCCGGCCGCATGCCGCGCTGGGATCTGGTCGGCGCGACCTTCGTCGACGATGTCACGCCGTTCGAGCATCTCAAGATGCGGGTGCTGAACGGTGCGCAGACGACGCTCGCCACGCTCGGCGTGCTGGCCGGGCTCGAACACACGTCAGATGCCGTCGCCGACCCGCTGCTGTCGGTCTTCGTGCGCCGCATGCTGGTCGAGGAGACACTGCCGACGCTGATGCCGGTGCCCGGCATGGAGCCGTTGGCCTATGTCGAGCAGAGCCTGGGCCGGCTGAAGAACACCGCGATCCGGCACCGCAACCACCAGATCGCCACCGATGGTTCGCAAAAGATCGTCCAGCGCCTGCTCAATCCGATCCGCGACCGGCTGGACCAGGGCGCCAGCGTCAGACTGCTGTCGGTGCCGGTCGCCGGCTGGATGGCCTATCTGATCCAGGCCTCGGAATGCTTCGGCAAACTCTGGCCGGTGTCGGATCCCTATGCCGGCAAGGTCGCCGCGATTGCCGACGCCACCGGCCGCGATGCGCCGGCGCTGGCTGCCGCCATCCTGGCCATCGAGACGATTTTCGACCCCGGCCTTGCCGCGAACGCCGCGTTTCGCGAGGCCGTGACTTCGGCGCTGGGCGAGCTGCTTTCCGGCGATCCAATGGCAGCCGTCCGGCACAGTCTTGAACAAGATGAGGTCGCGAGGTTGAAGCGATCCAAACAATCGGCATTATAG
- a CDS encoding EAL domain-containing protein, with product MLGRVRGAVLSPARIPVGIAIVVIAVCAAFADHQNRIVADQAARVDVLAKVNVIRAKLEGNINGNLQLVRGLVAAVTTEPYMGEQRFTELASRLFSEESQLRNIAGAPDLVISLMYPMAGNEKAIGLDYRKNDQQRAAALRARDERKLVLAGPVDLAQGGQAFIGRFPVFVKSAGNTDRFWGIVSAVVDVQRLYQATGLLDKNLGIDVALIGSDSPGAKGVQFFGDERVIKNNPVTADVLLPSGSWQIAAIPKNGWPATPANAWLLRAIMAAAAALILIPFLAAGRLIDERQRNYWELHRLSRRLELALEASAIGVWEHDLETNHLTWDDRVNEIYGREPDGGSRGYSDWAGAIHPADLPGALADFDKAVAGRSTYSSEYRIVRPNGEIRHVRSTAIFYEIANNSPRMVGAEWDVTADVLLNTDLVRAKQLTESKNTELEAAKARIEHIALHDSLTDLPNRRYLDQVLEDHAAKARLDGGCAALLHMDLDRFKHINDTLGHAAGDAMLVHASSVLKSNVGDRGFVARIGGDEFIVLCTVHGDVGQAAALADNIIEQMRRPVYYHGHQCRFGVSVGIAIDNDRDADARQLLVNADIALYRAKTRGRNRYEFFSGELQSEIVNTKRVADEILAGLERDEFIVFYQPQFDAKTLEIVGVEALARWRHPEKGILTPDAFLKTAEELNVVSEIDRKVLQQSLVDFEAWSADKIGIPRVSVNVSARRLQDEELLKSLRDLNIRKGTFSFELVESIFLDNNDDLVTWNVEQIKELGIDIEIDDFGTGYASIVSLLKLQPRRLKIDRQLVDPIVNSPQRRQVVSSIIEIGKSLGIEIIAEGVETMKHARVLKGLGCDILQGYAFGHAMDSDRLRSFARSRRLPVAS from the coding sequence ATGCTAGGCCGCGTAAGGGGGGCCGTATTGTCGCCGGCAAGGATCCCGGTGGGGATTGCGATTGTGGTTATTGCCGTTTGCGCGGCGTTCGCGGACCATCAGAACAGGATCGTTGCGGACCAGGCCGCCCGCGTGGATGTGCTGGCCAAGGTCAATGTCATTCGCGCCAAGCTCGAAGGAAACATTAACGGCAACCTTCAACTGGTTCGAGGTCTGGTCGCCGCGGTCACGACCGAACCATACATGGGAGAGCAACGCTTCACCGAACTTGCCAGCCGCCTGTTCAGCGAAGAGTCCCAACTTCGCAATATTGCCGGCGCGCCCGACCTGGTCATTTCCTTGATGTACCCGATGGCCGGCAACGAGAAGGCCATCGGTCTCGATTACCGCAAGAACGACCAGCAGCGCGCGGCTGCCCTGCGTGCGCGCGACGAGCGCAAGCTCGTTCTCGCTGGCCCGGTCGATCTGGCGCAGGGAGGACAGGCTTTCATCGGTCGATTCCCGGTATTCGTAAAAAGCGCGGGCAACACCGACCGGTTCTGGGGCATTGTTTCCGCGGTCGTCGACGTGCAGCGCCTTTACCAGGCGACGGGTCTCCTCGACAAGAATCTCGGGATTGACGTGGCGCTCATCGGCAGTGATTCCCCTGGCGCGAAGGGAGTCCAGTTCTTCGGTGACGAGAGAGTCATCAAAAACAATCCGGTGACGGCCGACGTTCTGCTCCCGTCGGGCTCCTGGCAGATCGCCGCCATTCCCAAGAACGGTTGGCCCGCCACTCCCGCCAACGCATGGCTGCTGAGGGCGATCATGGCGGCAGCGGCCGCACTGATCTTGATCCCCTTCCTGGCGGCAGGCCGCCTTATCGACGAGAGGCAGCGAAACTACTGGGAACTGCATCGGCTGTCGCGACGGCTGGAACTTGCTCTGGAGGCGTCGGCCATCGGAGTATGGGAGCACGACCTCGAAACCAACCATCTCACGTGGGACGATCGGGTCAACGAGATCTATGGCAGAGAGCCCGATGGCGGATCGCGCGGATATTCGGACTGGGCCGGAGCCATTCATCCTGCCGATCTGCCTGGCGCGCTTGCGGATTTCGACAAGGCAGTGGCCGGGCGAAGCACATATTCGTCGGAATACCGGATTGTTCGGCCGAACGGCGAAATTCGTCACGTCCGGTCCACGGCGATCTTCTACGAGATCGCAAACAATTCGCCTCGAATGGTCGGCGCAGAGTGGGACGTGACGGCAGACGTCTTGCTGAATACCGATCTGGTTCGCGCAAAACAGCTGACCGAGTCGAAAAATACCGAACTCGAGGCTGCCAAGGCGCGCATAGAACACATCGCCCTGCACGATTCGCTGACGGATTTGCCCAATCGGCGTTATCTGGACCAGGTGCTGGAAGATCATGCGGCAAAGGCCAGACTCGACGGCGGCTGCGCGGCGCTGCTTCACATGGATCTGGACCGCTTCAAGCACATCAACGATACGCTTGGTCATGCGGCGGGCGACGCAATGCTGGTACACGCGTCGTCTGTTCTCAAGTCCAACGTCGGCGACCGCGGTTTTGTCGCTCGGATTGGAGGAGACGAATTCATCGTGCTCTGCACCGTGCACGGCGATGTCGGCCAGGCCGCGGCGCTCGCCGACAACATCATCGAGCAGATGCGCAGACCTGTTTATTACCACGGCCATCAATGTCGGTTTGGCGTCAGCGTCGGAATTGCGATCGACAATGATAGAGACGCCGATGCCAGGCAGTTGCTGGTGAATGCCGATATTGCCCTCTACCGGGCAAAGACGCGGGGCCGCAACCGCTATGAATTCTTCAGTGGAGAACTGCAAAGCGAAATCGTAAACACGAAGAGAGTTGCCGACGAGATTCTAGCCGGTCTCGAGCGAGACGAATTCATCGTATTCTACCAGCCTCAATTCGATGCAAAGACCCTGGAGATCGTCGGCGTTGAAGCGCTGGCGCGGTGGAGGCATCCAGAGAAGGGGATTCTGACGCCTGACGCTTTCCTGAAGACCGCTGAAGAACTGAACGTCGTGTCGGAGATAGACCGGAAAGTCCTCCAGCAATCGCTTGTGGATTTCGAAGCGTGGTCCGCCGACAAGATCGGTATTCCGCGCGTGTCAGTCAACGTATCGGCACGACGCCTTCAAGACGAGGAACTCCTGAAGAGCTTGCGTGACCTCAACATCAGAAAGGGGACTTTTTCCTTTGAACTCGTCGAGTCGATCTTCCTCGACAACAACGATGATCTGGTCACATGGAACGTCGAGCAGATCAAGGAACTCGGCATCGACATCGAAATCGACGATTTCGGCACCGGTTATGCCTCTATTGTCAGCCTGCTCAAATTGCAGCCTCGCCGCCTGAAGATAGATCGTCAGTTGGTGGACCCTATCGTGAACTCACCCCAGCGACGGCAGGTCGTCTCGTCGATCATCGAAATCGGCAAATCCCTGGGTATCGAGATCATAGCCGAAGGCGTCGAGACGATGAAGCACGCACGTGTGCTCAAAGGGCTTGGCTGCGACATATTGCAAGGCTACGCATTCGGGCACGCAATGGATTCCGACCGGCTGAGAAGCTTTGCTCGATCTCGACGGTTGCCCGTGGCAAGCTAG
- a CDS encoding class I SAM-dependent methyltransferase: protein MEPFLDANLLNWDDRAEIHATDRTGSYRIENVLAGGSNLYELETREVGDIFGKDIVHLQCHIGLDTISLRNLGAGSVTGLDFSPRAIAAARDFASKAGSDVRFVEAPLYEAVEALDQTYDVVYVTWGSVNWLDDVFRWARVVADLLRPGGRLYMAEGHPLMFQCNRKAAALELKDDWRTPVARPLAWNEKQTYTGDERTLKHPRYYEWIHPISDVVNALIAAGLTLDFLNEHDTVSWKHFSFAVRAGKDMYGLPEKTAKIPMAYSIGATKRGVGTYRIVQKKVDSH from the coding sequence TTGGAACCGTTTCTGGACGCGAACCTGCTGAATTGGGACGATCGGGCCGAAATACACGCGACCGACAGAACAGGCAGCTACCGCATCGAGAATGTGCTGGCTGGCGGATCCAATCTCTATGAGCTGGAAACGCGCGAGGTCGGAGACATTTTCGGCAAGGACATCGTCCATCTGCAATGTCATATCGGGCTTGACACGATCAGCCTGAGGAATCTCGGCGCGGGCAGCGTGACCGGCCTGGACTTTTCACCGAGGGCGATCGCTGCGGCGCGGGATTTCGCCTCCAAGGCAGGCAGTGACGTTCGCTTCGTGGAGGCGCCGCTATACGAGGCGGTCGAAGCGCTCGACCAGACCTATGACGTGGTCTACGTCACCTGGGGGTCGGTGAACTGGCTTGACGATGTCTTTCGTTGGGCGCGGGTGGTCGCCGATCTCCTGCGGCCCGGCGGCCGGCTGTACATGGCCGAGGGCCATCCCTTGATGTTCCAGTGCAATCGCAAGGCTGCCGCCCTCGAATTGAAGGACGACTGGCGAACACCGGTGGCGCGACCGCTCGCCTGGAACGAGAAGCAGACCTATACCGGCGATGAACGAACCTTGAAGCATCCTCGATACTATGAGTGGATCCATCCGATCAGCGATGTGGTGAACGCGCTGATCGCAGCGGGGCTGACGCTCGATTTTCTCAACGAGCATGACACGGTTTCCTGGAAGCATTTTTCATTCGCGGTGAGGGCCGGCAAGGATATGTACGGCCTGCCCGAGAAAACTGCAAAGATTCCAATGGCCTATTCAATTGGAGCAACCAAGCGCGGCGTCGGGACGTATCGGATCGTCCAGAAAAAAGTCGATAGCCACTAA
- a CDS encoding sterol desaturase family protein, which produces MQLGLIGYYSDFVVYPLVIAILGVAGLIEAGEESAPDWIGTMLVCLGLWTLIEYVLHRFVLHHIPWIRDLHDRHHVEERSSVGTPTWLSLGVHALVAFLPVWLVSGFVAASAVSCGLMLGYLWYISVHHMIHHWHPSHPSYLYTLKRRHAVHHHVDDTANFGVTSIFWDRVFGTARL; this is translated from the coding sequence ATGCAACTGGGTCTGATCGGCTACTACAGCGACTTCGTGGTCTATCCCCTGGTCATCGCCATATTGGGGGTGGCCGGGCTGATCGAGGCCGGAGAAGAGAGCGCGCCGGACTGGATCGGCACGATGCTGGTCTGCCTTGGCCTGTGGACGCTGATCGAATACGTCCTGCACCGCTTCGTCCTTCACCACATTCCCTGGATCAGGGATCTGCACGACCGCCATCATGTCGAGGAGCGCAGCTCGGTGGGCACGCCGACCTGGCTCAGCCTGGGCGTCCATGCGCTGGTCGCGTTCCTGCCTGTCTGGTTGGTTTCCGGCTTCGTGGCCGCGAGCGCGGTGAGCTGCGGCCTGATGCTGGGCTATCTCTGGTACATCAGCGTCCATCACATGATCCATCACTGGCACCCGAGCCATCCGAGCTACCTTTACACGCTCAAGCGCCGCCACGCGGTGCACCACCATGTCGATGACACTGCCAATTTCGGCGTGACGTCCATTTTCTGGGACCGGGTTTTCGGCACGGCACGGCTCTGA
- a CDS encoding AraC family transcriptional regulator, translating to MEPDLEVVQIRRGESFKAWSHGYPFHTVRWHFHPEYELHQVIFTSGRYFVGDFIGEFEPGNLVLTGPNLPHNWVSDIPRDSSIPLRGRIIQFSESFIGDAMHILPELAGLGPLLEASRRGVLFSARTNKELAPLMEEMMQAQGVRRIELFMMIAGLLSRAQEIRLLASASYRPDPSGYMTAGMNKALAYIRENLTQLFDEADLAAIAGQSTGAFSRSFRRHTGMSLVQYVKRLRINLACQILMSDEQASITDICYEVGFNNLSNFNRQFLAEKGMPPSRFRRLLADNINAGKAA from the coding sequence ATGGAACCGGACCTGGAAGTTGTCCAGATCAGACGCGGTGAGTCTTTCAAAGCGTGGTCGCACGGCTATCCCTTCCACACAGTGCGCTGGCATTTCCATCCCGAATACGAGCTTCATCAGGTGATCTTCACCAGCGGCCGGTATTTCGTGGGAGACTTCATCGGCGAGTTCGAGCCTGGCAATCTGGTGCTGACCGGACCCAACCTGCCGCACAATTGGGTCAGCGACATTCCGCGCGACAGTTCCATTCCGCTGCGCGGTCGCATCATCCAGTTCTCGGAGAGTTTCATCGGCGATGCCATGCATATTCTGCCTGAGCTCGCGGGGCTGGGCCCGCTGCTCGAGGCATCGCGGCGCGGCGTGCTGTTTTCCGCCCGCACCAACAAGGAGCTGGCGCCGCTGATGGAAGAGATGATGCAGGCGCAGGGCGTGCGCCGCATCGAGCTGTTCATGATGATCGCGGGCCTGCTCAGCCGCGCCCAGGAAATCCGGCTGCTGGCCAGCGCCAGTTACCGGCCCGACCCCTCCGGCTACATGACAGCCGGCATGAACAAAGCACTCGCCTATATCAGGGAAAATCTGACGCAGCTGTTCGATGAGGCCGACCTTGCGGCCATCGCCGGGCAATCGACCGGCGCGTTTTCGCGTTCGTTTCGCCGCCACACCGGCATGTCGCTGGTGCAGTATGTCAAGCGGCTGCGCATCAATCTTGCCTGCCAGATACTCATGAGCGACGAGCAGGCCTCGATCACCGACATCTGCTACGAGGTGGGCTTCAACAACCTGTCCAATTTCAACCGGCAATTCCTGGCGGAGAAGGGCATGCCGCCCTCGCGTTTCAGACGCCTGCTGGCCGACAATATCAACGCGGGAAAAGCCGCTTAA
- a CDS encoding Gfo/Idh/MocA family protein: protein MVYATSDGSAGKRLRVGMVGGGRNAFIGAVHRLAMRLDDQIVLVAGALSSDPENAAASAAEIGIAPERSYADYHAMARAEAARPDGIEAVVIVTPNHLHAPIATAFLEAGIDVICDKPLSTTLGDAEALVALTRARKRRFVVTLNNTGYAMVRQAREMVMAGELGRIVSVHGAYIQDWLTKPIDAEGQKQAEWRTDPARAGQSAVLADIGVHAFNLASYISGREAETVSADLFTAVAGRRLDDNAHVLVRWTGGARGTILASQTSPGHYNDLSVRIYGDRAGLEWSGTRPEELRFSRYGEETRTLVRGGHGSTEESRRVSRMPAAHPEGYIEAFANFYRDAADIIRAHRSGGVVDPARAAQVPDVVDGARGVKFVAAAVESNAAGGAWTAARFG, encoded by the coding sequence ATGGTCTACGCAACATCGGACGGATCGGCGGGGAAGCGCCTGAGGGTCGGCATGGTCGGCGGCGGGCGCAATGCCTTCATCGGCGCCGTGCATCGGCTGGCCATGCGGCTCGACGACCAGATCGTGCTGGTCGCCGGGGCGCTGTCGTCCGATCCGGAGAATGCCGCCGCCTCGGCCGCCGAGATCGGCATCGCGCCGGAGCGCAGCTATGCCGACTACCACGCCATGGCCAGGGCGGAAGCCGCGCGGCCGGACGGCATCGAGGCGGTCGTCATCGTCACGCCCAACCATCTGCACGCGCCGATCGCCACCGCCTTCCTCGAGGCCGGCATCGACGTCATCTGCGACAAGCCGCTGTCGACCACGCTTGGCGACGCCGAGGCGCTGGTGGCGCTGACGCGGGCGCGAAAGCGGCGCTTCGTCGTCACCCTCAACAACACCGGCTACGCCATGGTGCGGCAGGCGCGCGAGATGGTGATGGCGGGCGAGCTCGGCCGCATCGTGTCCGTGCATGGCGCCTATATCCAGGACTGGCTGACCAAGCCGATCGACGCCGAGGGCCAGAAGCAGGCGGAATGGCGCACCGATCCGGCAAGGGCAGGGCAGTCGGCGGTGCTGGCCGATATCGGCGTCCATGCCTTCAACCTGGCGAGCTACATCAGCGGCCGCGAGGCCGAGACTGTGTCGGCTGACCTGTTCACCGCCGTGGCGGGACGGCGGCTCGACGACAACGCGCATGTACTGGTGCGCTGGACGGGTGGGGCGCGCGGCACGATCCTAGCCAGCCAGACGTCGCCCGGCCACTACAACGACCTCTCCGTGCGCATCTATGGCGACAGAGCCGGCCTCGAATGGTCGGGCACCCGGCCGGAGGAATTGCGCTTCTCCCGATATGGCGAGGAAACCCGCACGCTGGTGCGTGGCGGCCATGGCTCGACCGAGGAAAGCCGGCGCGTGTCGCGCATGCCGGCGGCGCACCCGGAAGGCTATATCGAGGCCTTCGCCAATTTCTACCGCGACGCCGCCGACATCATCCGCGCGCATCGGTCGGGCGGCGTGGTCGATCCGGCGCGCGCGGCGCAGGTGCCTGATGTGGTCGACGGCGCGCGCGGCGTGAAGTTCGTGGCGGCGGCGGTGGAGTCCAATGCGGCCGGCGGGGCGTGGACGGCTGCGCGGTTTGGCTGA
- a CDS encoding NUDIX domain-containing protein has protein sequence MAKRSAGLLIYHRSDGDIRVLLVHPGGPFWAKKDDGAWSIPKGLVGEDEDELAAAQRETEEELGLKVEGPFERLGDYRQPGGKIVVAWSAETRTGIDVATIKSNIFTMEWPPRSGSMKEFPEVDRAGWFSLPEAEVKILAGQRPMLTDLLAQLNGA, from the coding sequence ATGGCAAAACGCAGTGCGGGATTGCTGATCTATCATCGAAGCGATGGCGATATCAGGGTGCTTCTGGTTCATCCCGGCGGACCGTTCTGGGCGAAGAAGGACGATGGCGCCTGGTCGATCCCGAAGGGCCTCGTCGGCGAAGACGAGGATGAGCTCGCGGCAGCGCAACGCGAAACCGAGGAAGAGCTCGGCCTCAAGGTGGAAGGCCCGTTCGAGCGTCTCGGCGACTACAGGCAGCCGGGCGGCAAGATCGTTGTGGCCTGGTCCGCCGAAACCAGAACCGGGATCGATGTGGCCACGATCAAGAGCAACATCTTCACGATGGAATGGCCGCCGCGCTCCGGGTCGATGAAAGAATTTCCGGAGGTCGACAGAGCGGGTTGGTTCAGCCTGCCCGAGGCCGAGGTCAAGATCCTTGCGGGCCAGCGGCCGATGCTGACGGATTTGTTAGCGCAGTTGAATGGAGCGTGA
- a CDS encoding sugar phosphate isomerase/epimerase family protein gives MKLGLLTAPFAETPLGDVAGWASSVGFEALEIACWPKSSGASRRYAGTSHIDAASTSPAQAREIVASLAEKNISVSGLGYYPNPLHPDAAHREAVIAHLKKVIVLAANMGAPVVNTFCGGDASKTVDVNWQDALKIWPEIVAFARGHGVKLAFENCPMIFSYDEWPGGHNIAYSPQVWRRILETWGGDIGMNFDPSHLVWQMIDQARFIREFGPYMLHVHAKDLMIDHDSLYERGILSAGIGWQVPRMPGLGDVDWSGFFSGLYRAGYDGCIIIEHEDRRFEGSDDQVKRGFLLARDVLRPFVK, from the coding sequence ATGAAACTTGGACTGCTCACCGCACCCTTCGCGGAGACGCCGCTTGGCGATGTCGCCGGCTGGGCCAGCTCGGTCGGCTTCGAGGCGCTGGAAATCGCCTGCTGGCCGAAATCCTCCGGCGCCAGCCGCCGCTATGCCGGCACCAGCCATATCGACGCCGCCTCCACCTCGCCCGCACAGGCCAGGGAGATCGTCGCCTCGCTGGCGGAGAAGAACATTTCCGTCTCCGGCCTCGGCTATTATCCCAACCCGCTGCATCCCGATGCCGCGCACCGCGAGGCGGTTATTGCCCATCTGAAGAAGGTGATCGTGCTGGCCGCCAATATGGGCGCGCCGGTGGTCAACACTTTCTGCGGCGGCGATGCCTCCAAGACCGTCGACGTCAATTGGCAGGACGCGCTGAAAATCTGGCCCGAGATCGTTGCCTTCGCGCGCGGGCATGGCGTGAAGCTCGCCTTCGAGAACTGCCCGATGATCTTCAGCTATGACGAATGGCCGGGCGGTCACAACATCGCCTATTCGCCACAGGTCTGGCGCCGGATCCTGGAGACCTGGGGCGGCGATATCGGCATGAATTTCGACCCTTCGCATCTGGTCTGGCAGATGATCGACCAAGCCCGTTTCATCCGGGAGTTCGGCCCTTACATGCTGCATGTCCACGCCAAGGACCTGATGATTGATCATGATAGTTTGTACGAGCGCGGAATCCTTTCGGCTGGCATAGGCTGGCAGGTGCCGCGCATGCCGGGGCTGGGCGATGTCGACTGGAGCGGCTTCTTCTCCGGACTCTATCGTGCCGGTTATGACGGATGCATCATCATCGAACACGAGGACAGGCGATTTGAAGGCAGCGACGATCAAGTGAAGCGTGGCTTCCTGCTAGCCCGCGACGTGCTGCGCCCCTTCGTCAAATGA
- a CDS encoding MurR/RpiR family transcriptional regulator: MSGARKSSGRSSADEAATRKRGRSLAALGYIQPQTYEELRAVLSSGTVHFPKRLRQVAIFLWQHPSDVALGTIAQVAAQAGVQPSTLVRFAQIFGYSGFSDFQGLFKEHVKGSWPEGRGEQRSEAEPNARLHFLHGMVGASQASLGRIEAGLDVGSFEKMVTLLAAADLIYVIGSKRAFPVTAYLSLTLSQQGVRNVLVDNVGSTALDQVGCIGSRDAVLAVSFSPYNSITPDLVAVAHERKARIVTITDSTFSPLTRLSDSWLEVVESDFAGFRSLAASLAVGMALVHGVVARRGK; this comes from the coding sequence ATGAGCGGGGCGCGCAAATCATCCGGTCGATCCAGTGCCGACGAGGCCGCGACGCGCAAGCGCGGGCGCTCGCTGGCGGCATTGGGCTATATCCAGCCGCAAACCTATGAGGAACTGCGCGCGGTGCTGTCGTCGGGCACCGTGCATTTCCCCAAGCGGCTGCGCCAGGTGGCGATCTTCCTTTGGCAGCACCCGAGCGACGTCGCGCTCGGCACCATCGCGCAGGTGGCGGCCCAGGCCGGCGTGCAGCCCTCGACGCTGGTGCGCTTCGCGCAGATCTTCGGCTATTCCGGATTTTCCGATTTCCAGGGCCTGTTCAAGGAGCATGTGAAGGGCTCGTGGCCGGAAGGGCGTGGCGAACAGCGCAGCGAGGCCGAGCCCAATGCTCGGCTGCATTTCCTGCACGGCATGGTCGGCGCCTCGCAAGCTTCGCTTGGCCGCATCGAGGCCGGCTTGGACGTCGGGAGTTTCGAGAAGATGGTGACGCTGCTGGCCGCCGCCGACCTGATCTATGTCATCGGCTCCAAGCGCGCCTTTCCCGTCACCGCCTATCTGTCGCTGACGCTCTCGCAGCAAGGCGTGCGCAACGTGCTGGTCGACAATGTCGGCTCGACCGCGCTCGACCAGGTCGGCTGCATCGGCAGCCGGGACGCCGTGCTGGCGGTCTCCTTCAGCCCCTACAATTCGATCACGCCCGACCTCGTCGCGGTGGCGCATGAGCGCAAGGCCCGCATCGTCACCATCACCGACAGCACGTTCAGCCCGCTGACCCGGCTGTCGGACAGCTGGCTGGAGGTGGTGGAATCCGACTTCGCCGGCTTCCGCTCGCTGGCCGCCTCGCTGGCGGTCGGCATGGCGCTGGTCCATGGCGTGGTGGCGCGGCGAGGCAAGTAA